In one window of Ferrovum sp. PN-J185 DNA:
- a CDS encoding lysophospholipid acyltransferase family protein, with amino-acid sequence MIRFFSRLPTLFGIACLWLLHFLPLPVLARLGKAIGLLAFYTKMSRTTRINIHACFPQLSTEEQQQLVKKQLGALCTSLLELGVIWWSPKSRIEQLVTFKNLHFTENHTRPIIFLTPHFVGLEMQGARMGMAFRGVSMFSAHKNPDIDRLIREARDRLGDIIMVERKQGLRALIRGLKDGRRLYILPDMDFGENNDSIFVPFFNIPAATVTTLPRLAKLTNALVIPSICYELPGHTGYQVEFFEPWQNYPTDSLEADVARMNQFIEEQIRRFPEQYFWGHKRFRTRPHANEPYFYRWPQPLD; translated from the coding sequence ATGATACGTTTTTTTTCAAGGTTGCCCACATTATTTGGCATTGCTTGTTTATGGTTATTGCATTTTTTACCCTTACCAGTTCTTGCTCGCCTAGGTAAAGCTATTGGACTACTCGCTTTTTACACAAAAATGAGTCGTACAACCCGTATCAATATCCATGCTTGTTTTCCACAACTATCAACTGAAGAACAACAGCAGTTAGTTAAAAAACAGTTAGGAGCATTATGTACTAGTCTACTTGAGCTTGGTGTAATCTGGTGGTCTCCAAAATCCAGAATTGAACAATTAGTCACTTTCAAAAATCTACATTTTACTGAAAATCACACTCGTCCAATTATTTTCTTAACCCCCCATTTTGTTGGTTTAGAAATGCAAGGGGCGCGTATGGGGATGGCTTTTCGTGGCGTCTCCATGTTCTCGGCACATAAAAATCCTGACATCGACCGTCTTATTCGTGAAGCACGGGATCGCTTAGGCGATATCATTATGGTGGAACGTAAACAAGGATTAAGAGCGCTCATTCGCGGACTAAAAGATGGGCGACGCCTTTATATCCTACCTGATATGGATTTTGGAGAGAATAATGACTCCATATTCGTTCCTTTCTTTAATATTCCTGCTGCAACTGTGACAACGTTGCCGCGTTTGGCAAAACTGACCAATGCCCTGGTTATACCAAGTATTTGTTATGAACTTCCTGGGCATACCGGATATCAAGTAGAATTTTTTGAACCATGGCAAAATTACCCTACTGACTCTCTAGAAGCAGATGTAGCACGAATGAATCAATTTATTGAAGAGCAAATTCGCCGCTTTCCTGAACAGTATTTTTGGGGACATAAACGTTTTAGAACCCGTCCTCATGCTAACGAACCCTATTTTTATCGTTGGCCTCAGCCTTTAGACTGA
- a CDS encoding ATP-binding protein, whose amino-acid sequence MTNLNNQLIPLIERLDQLLELVARLVVVDKIKEIDWYNTFAARWCVKKSNQGYFEPVIRLPKIQLTDLQEIDEQKERLYNNTQQFVSGKSANNVLLTGARGTGKSSLIKALVNEFGHSGLRLVEVDKDHLLDLPEIVDALSAYPQRFIIFCDDLSFEANESQYKMLKTVLDGSIHETPQNVLIYATSNRRHLMPEFLSENQAVNHRDGEIHPGEAIEEKTSLSDRFGLWISFYPVDQEAYLTIAKHWALSLGASDISSDEFRMEALNWALTRGSRSGRSAWQFARDWAGREK is encoded by the coding sequence ATGACTAACCTCAACAATCAACTGATACCTCTAATAGAACGGTTAGATCAACTACTTGAATTAGTAGCGCGTTTAGTAGTCGTAGATAAAATCAAAGAGATTGATTGGTACAATACCTTCGCTGCTCGCTGGTGTGTTAAGAAAAGTAATCAAGGTTATTTTGAACCTGTAATTCGTTTACCAAAAATACAGTTAACAGATTTACAGGAAATTGATGAGCAAAAAGAACGACTCTATAACAACACACAACAGTTCGTGAGTGGTAAGAGTGCTAATAATGTTTTATTAACCGGAGCACGTGGCACAGGTAAATCGTCACTAATTAAAGCCTTGGTGAATGAATTCGGTCACAGCGGTTTGCGTTTGGTTGAAGTAGATAAAGATCATTTATTAGATCTACCAGAAATCGTTGATGCGCTATCAGCCTATCCTCAACGCTTTATTATTTTTTGTGATGATTTGTCTTTTGAAGCCAATGAGTCGCAATATAAAATGCTAAAAACAGTATTAGACGGTTCGATTCATGAAACACCGCAAAATGTGTTGATTTATGCCACCAGTAATCGCCGCCATTTGATGCCAGAGTTCCTGTCAGAAAATCAAGCAGTGAATCACCGTGATGGTGAAATTCATCCTGGTGAAGCCATTGAAGAAAAAACCTCTTTATCCGATCGTTTTGGTTTGTGGATTTCTTTTTATCCTGTGGACCAGGAAGCCTACCTTACCATTGCAAAGCACTGGGCTTTGTCCTTAGGTGCGTCTGATATTAGTTCTGATGAGTTTAGAATGGAAGCCCTTAATTGGGCTCTCACAAGAGGTTCGCGCAGTGGGCGCAGTGCCTGGCAGTTTGCACGTGACTGGGCTGGACGAGAAAAGTAA
- the secA gene encoding preprotein translocase subunit SecA — MIAQFLKKIFGTRNDRLLKQYYKVVTKINALEPSLQALSDEALSQKTQEFRDRLNQGETLDQILPEAFAVMREASKRVLGMRHFDVQLIGGMVLHEGKISEMRTGEGKTLVSTLPAYLNALSGKGVHVVTVNDYLAKRDAEWMGRVHRFLGLSVGINLSQMSHQEKQQAYGSDITYGTNNEFGFDYLRDNMVGDVSERVQCGLNFAIVDEVDSILIDEARTPLIISGQAEDSTDLYIKINTLIPHLKAQNEEESEGDFFVDLKAHQVTLSEAGHEKAERLLIEMGLLSEGSSLYDPSNIILMHHVYAALRAQVLYHRDQHYVVQNNEIVIVDEFTGRMMPGRRWSEGIHQALEAKEGVSIQNESQTLASITFQNYFRLYGKLSGMTGTADTEAFEFQHIYGLETVIIPTHRPMVRQDRMDQIFRSAREKYQAIIKDIEDCHQRGQPVLVGTTSIESSELLSQVLQQKKLSHQVLNAKQHAREADIVAQAGRPGMITIATNMAGRGTDIVLGGNIEQDVAEIENNESLSEQQKNEQINQLKSRWQEVHDAVLTAGGLHIIGSERHESRRIDNQLRGRAGRQGDKGSTRFYLSLEDPLLKIFAADRVASIMDRLKMPEGEAIEHPWVTRAIENAQRKVEARNFDIRKQLLEYDDVANDQRKVIYLQRNEILETTDVSETITAMRESVLTEEFRRFVPEDMAEDQWDLDSLVRTLEQDYALACPISDWLKAEPDLSEDELLKRVTKDANQRYQAKFELVSPDALHAYERSILLHTIDKYWREHLAALDHLRQGIHLRGYAQKNPKQEYKREAFELFSLMLDGIKREVTQILCRVEVSMQSEVEKAVEEEAQASQLSNIQYHHADFDEALAGNDDEIQATSDDGQTYRRDLPKVGRNDPCPCGSGKKYKQCHGRLA; from the coding sequence ATGATCGCACAATTTTTAAAAAAGATTTTTGGTACACGTAACGATCGATTACTAAAACAGTATTACAAGGTCGTTACCAAGATTAATGCTTTGGAGCCTTCCCTACAAGCTTTGTCAGATGAGGCCTTGTCACAAAAGACCCAAGAGTTTCGTGATCGATTAAATCAGGGTGAAACCCTTGACCAAATTTTGCCTGAAGCGTTTGCGGTGATGCGTGAAGCCAGTAAACGAGTATTGGGCATGCGTCACTTTGATGTTCAGTTAATTGGCGGCATGGTACTGCATGAAGGAAAAATCTCTGAAATGCGAACCGGTGAAGGAAAAACGCTTGTTAGTACTCTTCCTGCTTATTTAAACGCCTTATCAGGTAAAGGAGTACATGTTGTTACTGTTAACGATTATTTGGCAAAACGTGATGCGGAATGGATGGGACGTGTACATCGATTTCTCGGGTTAAGCGTGGGTATTAATTTATCGCAAATGTCGCACCAAGAAAAACAACAGGCTTATGGTTCAGATATTACTTACGGAACCAATAATGAGTTTGGTTTTGATTATCTGCGTGACAACATGGTAGGGGACGTGAGTGAACGGGTACAGTGCGGATTAAACTTTGCTATTGTGGATGAGGTCGACTCAATTTTAATTGATGAAGCGCGTACACCACTGATTATTTCAGGCCAGGCAGAGGACAGCACCGATCTCTACATCAAAATTAATACTTTAATCCCCCACTTAAAAGCTCAAAATGAGGAAGAGTCGGAAGGTGACTTCTTTGTGGATTTGAAAGCTCATCAGGTTACGCTCTCTGAAGCTGGCCATGAGAAAGCGGAGCGTTTATTAATTGAAATGGGTTTGTTAAGTGAAGGCAGTAGCTTATATGACCCTAGCAATATCATTTTGATGCACCACGTCTACGCAGCATTACGTGCTCAAGTGCTCTACCATCGCGACCAACATTATGTGGTACAAAATAATGAAATTGTTATTGTGGACGAATTTACTGGCCGTATGATGCCTGGTAGAAGATGGTCTGAGGGGATTCATCAAGCATTAGAAGCTAAAGAAGGGGTATCGATTCAGAATGAATCGCAAACTTTGGCATCTATTACATTCCAAAATTATTTTAGGCTTTACGGCAAGCTTTCAGGTATGACGGGAACGGCGGACACAGAAGCCTTTGAATTCCAGCATATTTATGGTTTGGAAACCGTTATTATCCCAACTCATCGTCCTATGGTCCGTCAGGATAGAATGGACCAAATTTTTAGAAGTGCACGTGAAAAATATCAGGCTATTATTAAAGATATTGAAGATTGCCATCAACGTGGACAGCCTGTATTAGTAGGAACCACTTCGATTGAAAGCTCTGAATTACTTTCTCAAGTACTGCAGCAAAAGAAATTATCACATCAAGTGTTAAATGCTAAGCAACATGCACGTGAAGCAGATATTGTTGCTCAAGCCGGCCGTCCTGGGATGATCACTATTGCCACGAATATGGCAGGTCGGGGAACTGATATTGTATTAGGCGGCAATATTGAACAAGATGTTGCTGAGATAGAAAACAATGAATCACTGAGTGAACAGCAAAAAAACGAACAAATAAACCAGCTAAAAAGTCGCTGGCAAGAAGTACATGATGCAGTACTCACGGCGGGTGGATTACATATTATTGGTTCAGAACGCCATGAGTCTCGTCGTATCGATAATCAATTGCGTGGTCGAGCAGGTCGTCAGGGGGATAAGGGGTCAACTCGTTTTTATTTGTCTCTTGAGGATCCGTTACTAAAGATTTTTGCTGCTGATCGAGTTGCTTCTATTATGGATCGTCTTAAAATGCCAGAGGGAGAGGCTATTGAGCATCCTTGGGTCACGCGCGCTATTGAAAATGCCCAACGCAAAGTTGAAGCCAGAAACTTTGATATTCGTAAACAATTACTTGAGTACGATGATGTTGCTAATGATCAACGAAAAGTAATTTATTTACAACGCAATGAAATCCTCGAAACAACCGATGTGTCTGAGACTATTACAGCTATGCGTGAGTCAGTATTAACCGAGGAATTTAGGCGTTTTGTTCCTGAGGATATGGCAGAAGATCAATGGGATTTAGATAGTTTAGTTCGTACCCTAGAGCAGGATTATGCATTGGCCTGTCCTATTTCTGACTGGTTAAAAGCTGAACCTGATTTGAGTGAAGATGAGTTACTCAAACGTGTGACTAAAGACGCCAACCAACGCTATCAAGCAAAATTTGAATTGGTTTCTCCAGATGCATTACATGCTTATGAACGATCAATCTTATTGCATACCATTGATAAATATTGGCGTGAACATTTGGCTGCGTTAGATCATTTACGTCAAGGTATTCATCTGCGTGGCTATGCGCAAAAGAATCCCAAACAAGAATATAAGCGTGAGGCTTTTGAATTGTTTTCGTTAATGCTTGATGGTATTAAACGTGAGGTTACTCAAATTTTGTGTCGCGTTGAAGTGAGCATGCAAAGTGAAGTTGAAAAAGCCGTTGAGGAAGAAGCGCAAGCATCACAGTTAAGTAATATTCAATATCATCATGCTGATTTTGATGAGGCGCTTGCAGGCAACGATGATGAAATACAGGCTACTTCAGATGATGGGCAAACCTATCGTCGCGATTTGCCTAAAGTAGGACGTAATGATCCGTGTCCTTGTGGATCAGGAAAAAAATACAAGCAATGTCATGGACGTTTAGCGTAA
- a CDS encoding Nudix family hydrolase has translation MTTPLTKFTEVVVGVIVDEKGRYLMAQRPQGKVYAGYWEFPGGKVELGESHEQALVRELREELGIEISKSYPWFSQTFDYPHAHVRLHLFRIIKWQGTPIPLENQQLAWQGWGEDPVSPMLPANQRILDALRLPVHYGITYGRHMTEPMFLEALERACFRGLRLIQLREKELERDLLIKLAEKVMAVANHYSAKVLINSSIEVAQAVGAHGVHLTAAQIMSLKERPPLSLVAGSCHNVTELQYAQQLGCDFVVVGPVQNTLSHPDMSPLGWQQFEEMTRHSTIPVFAIGGMDSSSFDRAYEHGAHGIASMRQVWLGNQTISNRFKSV, from the coding sequence ATGACAACACCGTTAACAAAGTTCACAGAAGTGGTGGTGGGGGTTATTGTTGATGAGAAAGGGCGCTATTTAATGGCTCAGCGCCCACAAGGTAAAGTCTATGCTGGATACTGGGAGTTTCCCGGGGGAAAGGTTGAGTTAGGCGAATCGCATGAACAAGCTCTTGTGCGTGAATTACGAGAAGAGTTAGGCATTGAGATAAGTAAAAGTTATCCCTGGTTTAGCCAAACCTTTGATTATCCTCACGCCCATGTACGGCTACATTTATTTAGAATCATTAAATGGCAAGGTACGCCAATCCCTCTAGAGAACCAACAGTTAGCTTGGCAAGGTTGGGGAGAGGATCCAGTTAGTCCTATGTTACCAGCTAATCAACGTATTTTAGATGCGCTGAGGTTACCTGTACATTATGGTATTACTTATGGTCGTCACATGACTGAACCCATGTTTCTTGAAGCATTAGAAAGAGCCTGTTTTAGAGGGTTACGTTTAATTCAATTACGTGAAAAAGAGTTAGAACGTGATTTGTTAATTAAACTTGCAGAAAAGGTCATGGCCGTAGCAAATCACTATTCAGCAAAGGTATTAATTAATTCTTCAATTGAGGTGGCTCAGGCTGTTGGAGCACATGGAGTTCATTTAACTGCGGCACAAATAATGAGCCTTAAAGAACGCCCGCCTCTGTCATTGGTGGCTGGTTCTTGTCATAACGTAACAGAATTACAATACGCCCAACAGTTAGGTTGTGATTTTGTTGTTGTGGGGCCCGTACAAAATACATTGAGTCATCCTGACATGAGCCCGCTTGGATGGCAACAATTTGAAGAAATGACTCGCCACAGCACAATTCCAGTCTTTGCTATAGGTGGGATGGATTCCTCAAGTTTTGACAGGGCATACGAACACGGCGCTCATGGAATCGCCTCTATGCGTCAAGTTTGGTTGGGAAACCAGACAATTTCAAATCGATTTAAATCAGTCTAA
- the lpxC gene encoding UDP-3-O-acyl-N-acetylglucosamine deacetylase, translating into MLKQRTLKTTVHTVGIGLHTGVKVSLTLRPAPVDTGIIFVRTDLPGAPTIQALAHHVTDTRLSSLIEQNNAKVSTVEHLMSALAGLGVDNLYIDITGPEVPIMDGSSGPFVFLIQSVGLIEQTAPKKYIKIKQTLAVQDGDKVARFEPYSGFKVTYEGQFNHPAFKEMGSSVTVDFADTSYIQEVARARTFGFTQDVEKLRSMGLALGGSLDNAIVMDEFRILNADGLRFADEFLRHKILDAIGDLYLIGHPLIGSFIGHKSGHALNNVAARALLENPNAWEFVSFDNNQQVPTSFVEPLANLTSQPSF; encoded by the coding sequence ATGTTGAAGCAACGTACACTAAAAACAACGGTGCATACCGTTGGCATTGGACTTCACACAGGAGTGAAGGTCAGCTTGACTTTACGTCCCGCGCCAGTTGACACCGGAATTATCTTTGTTAGGACAGACCTTCCTGGTGCGCCAACAATTCAAGCCTTGGCGCATCATGTTACTGACACGAGGTTATCTTCACTGATCGAGCAAAATAATGCCAAAGTGAGTACCGTGGAGCACTTGATGTCTGCCCTAGCAGGATTAGGGGTTGATAATCTTTATATCGACATTACTGGACCTGAAGTACCTATTATGGATGGTAGTTCCGGTCCTTTTGTCTTTCTTATTCAATCTGTGGGGTTAATTGAACAAACCGCCCCAAAGAAATACATCAAGATTAAACAAACCCTAGCAGTTCAAGATGGTGATAAAGTCGCTCGCTTTGAGCCTTACTCTGGCTTTAAGGTAACCTACGAAGGGCAATTTAATCATCCGGCATTCAAAGAAATGGGGTCATCTGTGACAGTTGATTTTGCGGATACGTCCTACATTCAAGAAGTAGCTCGTGCGAGAACCTTTGGTTTTACTCAAGATGTTGAAAAACTCCGTTCTATGGGGCTTGCTTTAGGGGGTAGTCTTGATAATGCTATTGTGATGGATGAGTTTCGTATACTCAATGCTGATGGATTGCGTTTTGCAGATGAGTTCCTAAGACATAAAATCTTGGATGCAATTGGTGATCTATACTTAATTGGTCACCCACTAATTGGCTCATTCATTGGCCATAAATCAGGCCATGCACTAAATAATGTCGCTGCACGTGCTCTGTTAGAGAACCCCAATGCTTGGGAGTTTGTTTCCTTTGACAACAATCAACAGGTTCCCACCTCCTTTGTTGAACCCCTGGCTAACTTAACTAGCCAACCTAGCTTTTAA
- a CDS encoding DciA family protein: protein MNSRSLKALLNQENSLQIWQNKAKLLKDIECFWYTLLIPAWRDHNYIAGLENGELTVAVTHNSVLAKIKQLGPSLLIQIKDRFPDITSLKFKMVVTQSEKIRLPPPNQTLSINTLAYFEETHSKIKTGPVAEALQRLLRHHKKNNIKS, encoded by the coding sequence ATGAACTCTAGATCGCTTAAAGCTCTTCTTAACCAAGAAAATAGCCTACAGATTTGGCAAAATAAGGCTAAATTACTGAAGGATATTGAATGCTTTTGGTATACATTACTCATACCAGCTTGGCGCGACCATAATTACATCGCTGGCCTTGAAAACGGTGAATTAACGGTTGCAGTCACTCACAATTCCGTTTTAGCCAAAATCAAACAACTGGGTCCCTCGTTACTGATCCAAATAAAAGACCGCTTCCCTGATATTACGTCACTTAAATTTAAAATGGTAGTTACTCAATCTGAGAAAATCAGACTACCACCACCCAATCAAACGTTAAGTATTAATACGTTGGCTTATTTTGAAGAGACACATAGCAAAATAAAAACAGGACCTGTGGCGGAGGCACTTCAGCGCTTGTTACGCCATCATAAAAAAAACAATATTAAAAGCTAG
- the ygfZ gene encoding CAF17-like 4Fe-4S cluster assembly/insertion protein YgfZ, producing MLKQVRLNHYGLLRISGIDAEKFLQGQLTQDISLVTADRFYWTGYCTPKGRLLANGLIWRNKDSFLWQIRRELVESLAKRLKMYILRDKVTIDDLSSNYQQIGLLSDTLNQDLEQYQLPCPPLKESKTLENDLQVLRIASNRALIIGQPQSIEPHLSNDNINTDLTLWSLAQIQDGYPEITASAQDQWIPQMLNLDLIHGIGFKKGCYTGQEIVARTHYLGQVKRRTCLFQCNDMVEEGDHLVDEQDHETTIGHVVNVAHDSEHRSLFLAVVQTEAIRKQLNLCVARTHSHVVLINLPYPVVTP from the coding sequence ATGCTGAAACAAGTGAGACTCAACCACTATGGTCTATTACGCATCAGCGGTATCGATGCTGAAAAGTTTTTACAAGGACAACTGACCCAGGATATTTCCTTGGTGACAGCCGATCGTTTTTATTGGACAGGTTATTGCACACCTAAAGGACGACTGCTGGCAAATGGTTTGATATGGCGCAACAAAGACTCTTTTTTATGGCAAATACGACGTGAATTGGTGGAATCATTAGCGAAACGCCTAAAAATGTATATTCTTCGTGATAAAGTCACTATTGATGACCTGTCTTCTAATTATCAACAAATCGGACTCTTATCAGACACCTTAAACCAAGATTTAGAGCAATACCAGTTACCCTGCCCTCCTCTTAAAGAAAGCAAAACCCTAGAGAACGACTTACAGGTATTGCGTATTGCAAGTAATCGCGCATTAATAATTGGACAACCTCAATCAATTGAACCCCATTTAAGCAATGACAATATTAATACCGATTTAACTCTATGGTCTCTTGCACAAATACAAGATGGTTATCCTGAAATCACTGCATCAGCACAAGACCAATGGATTCCACAAATGTTAAATTTGGATTTGATTCATGGCATAGGTTTTAAAAAAGGCTGCTATACCGGACAAGAAATTGTTGCGCGCACTCATTATCTTGGGCAGGTAAAACGACGAACTTGTCTCTTTCAATGTAATGATATGGTTGAAGAAGGAGATCATTTGGTTGATGAACAAGATCATGAGACGACCATAGGACATGTGGTAAATGTTGCACATGATTCTGAACATCGATCATTGTTTTTGGCAGTAGTACAAACAGAGGCGATACGTAAACAACTTAATCTATGTGTAGCACGTACCCACTCACATGTTGTTCTCATTAACCTTCCTTATCCTGTGGTAACCCCATGA
- the argJ gene encoding bifunctional glutamate N-acetyltransferase/amino-acid acetyltransferase ArgJ encodes MAVNLNTPDPQNLYPIPGIQLGVCEAGIKKANRKDLLLMTLAEGTVVGAVFTQNRFCAAPVTICREHLAAAQPRALIINTGCANAGTGEAGYQDALLVCQTVADQLKLPRHTILPFSTGVILERLPMSPILQGIEKARAVLNNDNWFNAAQAIMTTDTVAKAYSKQVSIDGVPITITGIAKGAGMIHPNMATMLGFIATDIKIEPLLLQQLVKEVADVSFNRITVDGDTSTNDSFIVAASGQSALPLINDSHMEQYHIFKEALIEVASFLAQAIVRDGEGATKFMSVVVEGGATQEECLQVAFAISHSPLVKTAFFAQDPNLGRILAAIGYAGIHDLDVTNLQLYLDDVLVSEQGGRAASYLEELGQAVMKKPEITIRVVLNRGQAKQTVWTCDFSYDYVKINADYRS; translated from the coding sequence ATGGCTGTTAACTTAAATACTCCGGATCCTCAAAACTTATACCCGATTCCTGGGATTCAGTTAGGGGTCTGTGAGGCAGGAATTAAAAAAGCCAATCGAAAAGACTTGTTACTTATGACGCTAGCGGAAGGAACTGTGGTAGGAGCAGTATTTACTCAAAACCGTTTTTGTGCAGCTCCCGTGACAATTTGCCGTGAACACTTAGCAGCAGCACAACCACGAGCATTGATTATTAATACTGGTTGCGCCAATGCTGGAACTGGAGAAGCGGGTTACCAAGATGCGTTGCTTGTGTGTCAGACAGTGGCAGACCAACTCAAATTACCACGTCATACCATTCTCCCTTTTTCTACTGGAGTGATTTTAGAGCGTCTACCCATGAGCCCTATATTACAAGGGATTGAGAAAGCCCGTGCTGTATTGAATAACGATAATTGGTTTAATGCGGCGCAAGCAATCATGACAACGGACACGGTTGCTAAGGCTTACTCAAAGCAAGTGAGCATTGACGGGGTTCCTATCACTATTACTGGAATAGCAAAAGGGGCTGGAATGATTCATCCCAACATGGCGACCATGCTGGGGTTTATTGCAACTGATATAAAAATAGAACCATTACTGTTACAACAGTTAGTCAAAGAGGTAGCAGACGTATCTTTTAACCGTATAACCGTAGATGGTGACACCTCTACTAACGATTCATTTATAGTGGCTGCTAGCGGACAATCCGCGCTCCCTTTAATTAATGATTCTCATATGGAGCAATATCATATTTTTAAAGAAGCATTAATTGAAGTGGCCAGTTTCTTAGCGCAAGCTATTGTTCGTGATGGTGAGGGTGCAACGAAATTTATGTCTGTAGTAGTAGAAGGGGGCGCAACGCAAGAAGAATGCCTGCAAGTGGCTTTTGCTATTTCTCATTCACCACTTGTTAAAACAGCATTTTTTGCTCAAGACCCTAATCTAGGAAGAATTCTTGCGGCCATTGGCTATGCTGGTATACATGATCTTGATGTGACTAATCTACAGCTCTACTTAGATGATGTTCTGGTTTCAGAACAGGGAGGGCGTGCTGCGAGCTATCTTGAAGAATTAGGGCAAGCTGTTATGAAGAAACCAGAAATTACTATTCGTGTTGTATTAAATCGTGGCCAAGCAAAACAAACTGTTTGGACGTGTGATTTTTCCTATGATTATGTAAAAATTAATGCGGATTATCGAAGTTAA